A stretch of Schaalia odontolytica DNA encodes these proteins:
- a CDS encoding phospholipase D-like domain-containing protein, giving the protein MAFSQRRQLTRQTWSIVKKAGIALLAAQAAAVVTVHAIDRMRTARIPGGVHGFPTLPPADTQIGNTVARTYTEGTSLYADMLEAIEGATHHIYFETFIWRSDRWGQRFKDALIAAAERGVEVFCVWDGFGVLNQDPRFYKFPVMPNLHVRKFPTLRSGFFTLNIRRTGQDHRKILVVDGEVGFVGGYNIGDPFANEWRDTHVRITGEAVWELENGFVDFWNHFRPATSPELPDQGARAWSADVTAQFNLPHYLLFPIRGMYIDAIERATDRVLITTAYFIPDREVLGSLIAAARRGVRVQVLIPEYSNHILADWVARPYYGELLREGVEIWLYRHAMVHSKTMTVDGRWSTIGTANIDRLSMRGNYEVCLQFFSRPLAARMEEIFANDLTTARRLTIDEWEKRSMITRVGEVLLGPFEPFV; this is encoded by the coding sequence GTCAAAAAAGCGGGAATCGCGCTGCTCGCCGCCCAGGCGGCCGCAGTCGTGACCGTGCACGCGATCGACCGCATGCGCACAGCCCGTATCCCCGGTGGCGTGCACGGTTTCCCCACCCTGCCTCCCGCCGACACGCAGATCGGCAACACCGTGGCGCGCACGTACACGGAGGGAACCTCCCTGTACGCGGACATGCTGGAGGCCATCGAAGGGGCAACGCATCACATTTATTTCGAGACCTTCATTTGGCGCTCAGACCGCTGGGGACAACGATTTAAGGACGCACTCATCGCCGCCGCCGAGCGCGGCGTCGAGGTGTTCTGCGTGTGGGACGGCTTCGGCGTCCTCAACCAGGATCCGCGCTTCTACAAGTTCCCCGTCATGCCGAATCTGCACGTGCGTAAGTTCCCGACGCTTCGCTCGGGCTTCTTCACCCTGAATATTCGTCGCACGGGCCAGGATCACCGCAAGATTCTCGTGGTCGACGGCGAGGTCGGCTTCGTGGGCGGCTACAACATCGGCGATCCGTTCGCGAATGAGTGGCGCGACACCCACGTGCGCATCACGGGCGAGGCCGTGTGGGAGCTGGAAAACGGCTTCGTCGACTTCTGGAACCACTTCCGCCCCGCAACCAGCCCCGAGCTACCGGATCAGGGTGCGCGCGCGTGGAGCGCGGACGTGACCGCGCAGTTCAACCTGCCGCACTACCTCCTCTTCCCGATCCGCGGCATGTACATCGACGCGATCGAGCGTGCGACCGACCGTGTGCTCATCACGACGGCGTATTTCATCCCTGACCGCGAGGTCCTCGGTTCCCTGATCGCCGCCGCCCGCCGTGGCGTGCGCGTCCAGGTGTTGATCCCCGAGTATTCCAACCACATTCTGGCGGACTGGGTGGCGCGCCCCTACTACGGCGAGCTGCTGCGCGAGGGCGTGGAGATCTGGTTGTACCGTCACGCGATGGTCCACTCCAAGACGATGACGGTGGACGGTCGCTGGTCGACGATCGGCACGGCGAACATCGACCGCCTGTCGATGCGCGGCAACTACGAGGTGTGCCTGCAGTTCTTCTCTCGCCCGCTGGCTGCGCGCATGGAGGAGATTTTCGCGAACGACCTGACGACGGCCCGCCGCCTGACGATCGACGAGTGGGAGAAGCGCTCGATGATCACCCGCGTCGGCGAGGTGCTGCTGGGTCCCTTCGAGCCCTTCGTCTGA
- the ligA gene encoding NAD-dependent DNA ligase LigA — protein sequence MDPMADSTFETTRDRYNDLVDRINEARAAYYDRDSPTLADADYDRMYREVEEIEERYPQLRGADSPTMSVGGSVDSGFSEVRHLAQMMSLDDVFSLEELAGWETRMAEATGISDLEMTSEVKVDGLSINLLYENGRLVRAATRGDGYVGEDVTANARTIKSIPQTLTGTVPTRIEVRGEVYFPVADFAAFNEARVEAGEKTFVNARNAAAGSLRQKDPTETAKRPLAMVAHGIGFVEAGEDFTEPTTQMGWYEQLRDWGLPVSPYTRVLTGREAIEERIAEIGADRHGLVHEIDGVVVKINDLDLQRSLGSTSRTPRWAAAYKFPPEEVHTRLLDIRVQVGRTGRVTPYGVMESVLVAGSNVARATLHNAQEVARKGVLIGDLVVLRKAGDVIPEIVAPVEDARNGSERPFVMPTECPSCGTTLVQEKEGDVDLRCPNKGLCPAQITERLAHVGARSALDVEGLGDESALAMTQPENDRDEVAAALVAGHSVTLEDGTVLILEGGRELPHGEQITRAEELLPAPQAPALRTEAALFDLRAEDLRDVMVWKPVKKKGEETGDWKQVRYFWTKAYKTRKLRGQTIFEPIEPSASKGTEKMLAELDKAKSQPLARVLVALSIRHVGPTAARALAEKFLTMDALRAASVEELSAVEGVGEEIGRSLRDWFTVDWHLEVLEAWARAGVRMADEAPEPASDVLAGLTIVVSGAMPGYDREGAKEAITSRGGKAAGSVSKKTSLVVAGPGAGSKAAKAEALGVPVITERQFADLLEGGLAAVGL from the coding sequence CGATACCCGCAGCTGCGCGGTGCCGACTCACCCACGATGAGCGTGGGCGGCAGCGTCGACTCCGGTTTCTCCGAGGTGCGCCACCTCGCCCAGATGATGTCCCTCGACGACGTCTTCTCCCTTGAGGAGCTCGCCGGGTGGGAGACCCGCATGGCCGAGGCCACCGGCATCTCCGACCTCGAGATGACGAGCGAGGTCAAGGTCGATGGCCTGTCCATCAACCTCCTCTACGAGAACGGCCGTCTCGTGCGCGCCGCGACCCGAGGCGACGGCTACGTCGGCGAGGACGTGACCGCTAACGCCCGGACGATCAAGTCGATTCCACAGACCCTGACCGGCACCGTCCCCACGCGCATCGAGGTGCGCGGCGAGGTCTACTTCCCGGTCGCCGACTTCGCCGCATTCAACGAGGCAAGGGTCGAGGCCGGCGAAAAGACCTTCGTCAACGCGCGCAACGCCGCCGCCGGATCCCTGCGCCAAAAAGACCCGACCGAGACCGCCAAGCGTCCCCTCGCGATGGTCGCGCACGGCATCGGCTTCGTCGAGGCCGGGGAGGACTTCACCGAACCGACCACTCAGATGGGCTGGTACGAGCAGCTGCGTGACTGGGGCCTGCCCGTCTCGCCCTACACCCGCGTGCTCACGGGCCGGGAGGCCATCGAAGAGCGGATCGCCGAGATCGGGGCGGACCGCCACGGCCTCGTCCACGAGATCGACGGCGTCGTCGTCAAGATCAACGACCTGGACCTGCAGCGTTCCCTTGGCTCAACCTCGCGCACGCCGCGCTGGGCGGCCGCCTACAAGTTCCCGCCCGAAGAGGTCCACACGCGCCTGCTCGACATCCGCGTCCAGGTGGGCCGCACCGGCCGTGTGACCCCGTACGGCGTCATGGAATCCGTGCTGGTTGCGGGCTCGAACGTCGCGCGCGCGACCCTGCACAACGCCCAGGAGGTCGCCCGCAAGGGCGTCCTCATCGGCGACCTCGTCGTCCTGCGCAAGGCCGGTGACGTCATCCCCGAGATCGTCGCCCCCGTCGAGGATGCGCGCAACGGATCCGAGCGTCCCTTCGTCATGCCTACCGAGTGCCCCTCCTGCGGGACGACGCTCGTTCAGGAGAAGGAAGGCGACGTCGACCTGCGCTGCCCGAACAAGGGTTTGTGCCCCGCGCAGATCACCGAGCGCCTCGCCCACGTCGGCGCCCGATCCGCCCTGGATGTGGAGGGCCTCGGCGACGAGTCTGCGCTCGCCATGACCCAGCCCGAAAACGACCGTGATGAGGTGGCGGCCGCCCTGGTCGCCGGCCACAGTGTCACGCTGGAGGACGGCACCGTCCTCATCCTTGAGGGCGGCCGCGAGCTGCCCCACGGCGAGCAGATCACCCGCGCCGAGGAACTCCTGCCCGCCCCGCAGGCACCCGCCCTGCGCACCGAGGCTGCGCTCTTCGACCTGCGCGCCGAGGATCTGCGCGACGTCATGGTGTGGAAGCCCGTCAAGAAGAAGGGCGAGGAAACCGGGGACTGGAAGCAGGTTCGCTACTTCTGGACGAAGGCCTACAAGACCCGCAAGCTGCGCGGACAGACCATCTTCGAGCCCATCGAGCCCAGCGCCTCCAAGGGCACCGAGAAGATGCTCGCCGAGCTGGACAAGGCCAAGAGCCAGCCCCTCGCGCGCGTCCTCGTCGCCCTGTCCATCCGCCACGTCGGCCCCACGGCGGCCCGAGCGCTCGCAGAGAAGTTCCTGACGATGGATGCTCTGCGCGCCGCCTCGGTCGAGGAACTCTCCGCCGTCGAGGGCGTGGGCGAGGAGATCGGCCGATCGCTGCGCGACTGGTTTACGGTCGACTGGCACCTGGAGGTGCTGGAGGCGTGGGCGCGCGCGGGCGTGCGCATGGCCGACGAGGCGCCCGAGCCGGCCTCGGACGTGCTCGCTGGTCTGACGATCGTCGTCTCGGGCGCGATGCCCGGATACGACCGCGAGGGCGCCAAGGAGGCGATCACTTCGCGTGGCGGCAAAGCCGCGGGCTCGGTCTCGAAGAAGACCTCGCTCGTGGTCGCGGGCCCGGGCGCAGGCTCGAAGGCCGCGAAGGCCGAGGCCCTGGGCGTCCCGGTCATCACCGAGCGGCAGTTCGCGGACCTCCTCGAGGGAGGCCTGGCAGCCGTCGGCCTGTAA